A stretch of Falco rusticolus isolate bFalRus1 chromosome 2, bFalRus1.pri, whole genome shotgun sequence DNA encodes these proteins:
- the LOC119143735 gene encoding PEST proteolytic signal-containing nuclear protein isoform X1 yields the protein MPGRRRKMADGRAEGEKAKRPQPGGGPEEEAEKPVKTKTVSSSNGGESSSRSAEKRAANEEAEDFTTKPAPAKMSKFGFSIGSQTAKKTSAISIKLGANKPKEPVPTLAPKTLSVAAAFNEDEDSEPEEMPPEAKMRMKNIGRDTPTSAGPNSFNKGKHGFSDNQKLWERNIKSHLGNVHDQENN from the exons ATGCCCGGGAGGCGGAGGAAAATGGCGGACGGCAGAGCCGAGGGGGAGAAGGCGAAGAGGCCGCAGCCAGGAGGAG GACctgaagaagaggcagaaaaaccTGTGAAAACTAAGACTGTTTCTTCCAGTAATGGAGGAGAAAGTTCGAGTCGCAGCGCAGAGAAACGGGCAGCTAATGAAGAAGCTGAAGACTTCACCACAAAGCCTGCTCCTGCCAAAATGTCCAAGTTTGGATTTTCCATAGGCAGTCAGACAGCAAAGAAGACATCTGCAATATCCATCAAACTAGGAGCAAAT AAGCCTAAAGAGCCTGTTCCAACCCTTGCTCCAAAAACCCTTTCCGTAGCAGCAGCTTTCAATGAAGATGAAGAT AGCGAACCAGAAGAAATGCCTCCGGAAGCCAAAATGCGCATGAAGAATATTGGAAG GGATACACCAACCTCAGCAGGACCAAATTCCTTCAATAAAGGAAAGCATGGTTTTTCTGACAACCAGAAGCTATGGGAACGAAATATAAAATCTCATCTTGGAAATGTCCATGACCAAGAAAATAACTAA
- the LOC119143735 gene encoding PEST proteolytic signal-containing nuclear protein isoform X2, translated as MLFEVAAPINLLSKSSSSCNGGESSSRSAEKRAANEEAEDFTTKPAPAKMSKFGFSIGSQTAKKTSAISIKLGANKPKEPVPTLAPKTLSVAAAFNEDEDSEPEEMPPEAKMRMKNIGRDTPTSAGPNSFNKGKHGFSDNQKLWERNIKSHLGNVHDQENN; from the exons ATGCTTTTTGAGGTTGCTGCTCCCATCAATCTGCTCAGTAAAAGTAGCTCATCTTG TAATGGAGGAGAAAGTTCGAGTCGCAGCGCAGAGAAACGGGCAGCTAATGAAGAAGCTGAAGACTTCACCACAAAGCCTGCTCCTGCCAAAATGTCCAAGTTTGGATTTTCCATAGGCAGTCAGACAGCAAAGAAGACATCTGCAATATCCATCAAACTAGGAGCAAAT AAGCCTAAAGAGCCTGTTCCAACCCTTGCTCCAAAAACCCTTTCCGTAGCAGCAGCTTTCAATGAAGATGAAGAT AGCGAACCAGAAGAAATGCCTCCGGAAGCCAAAATGCGCATGAAGAATATTGGAAG GGATACACCAACCTCAGCAGGACCAAATTCCTTCAATAAAGGAAAGCATGGTTTTTCTGACAACCAGAAGCTATGGGAACGAAATATAAAATCTCATCTTGGAAATGTCCATGACCAAGAAAATAACTAA
- the TRMT10C gene encoding tRNA methyltransferase 10 homolog C: MQSVNMVLKKIVRSSVLLFAAQHGTKKNLFPLSRTLSLSLCLKQDNSCNPSEKLDLDAWKKVMKSGLQQEVSEMVSEHKELSSLAAAREILEMWRLAGRLVPENISEEQLKTFMECPSKSAKKKYLKFLHMKELYKKNDKRKMDEKRERRLEAQEQASGTAETKRNSFMCFWASSMDRVYNWRVAQSMIFGQPLIFDMSYEKDMSVREVTNAVRQIVLSESCNRRSVDPFHIHFCNFKDNSLYQKEFVKHYREAWGKLLITVTDQCYTEVFPKDKLIYLTADSPKVMKTFDHDKIYIVGSMVDKSIKPGLSLARAKRLGLETAALPLDKYLLWNTGAKNLTLDQMMHILLTLKDTGDWKKALEFVPKRKYCGFVSKPVHELKKTLNLINTLKLGKRQEEVQKEFAKNYSKKLMPK, encoded by the coding sequence ATGCAGTCCGTTAATAtggttctgaaaaaaattgtaagaagTTCTGTCCTTCTGTTTGCTGCACAACATGGGACGAAAAAGAATTTGTTTCCACTCAGTAGAACTCTGAGTTTATCGCTTTGCCTGAAACAGGACAATTCATGCAATCCCTCAGAAAAACTAGATTTAGATGCGTGGAAGAAGGTAATGAAGTCGGGGTTGCAACAGGAAGTCAGTGAGATGGTCTCAGAGCATAAGGAACtttccagcctggctgctgcacgTGAGATTTTGGAGATGTGGAGACTAGCTGGGAGATTAGTTCCAGAAAATATCAGTGAAGAACAGCTAAAAACCTTTATGGAATGTCCTTCCAAGTCAgcaaaaaagaagtatttaaagtTTTTGCATATGAAAGAGCTTTACAAGAAAAACGACAAAAGAAAGATGgatgagaaaagggaaaggaggctgGAAGCACAAGAGCAAGCTTCAGGAACTGCAGAGACCAAAAGGAATTCGTTCATGTGTTTCTGGGCCAGCTCTATGGACAGAGTATACAATTGGAGGGTTGCTCAGTCTATGATCTTTGGCCAACCTCTAATATTTGACATGTCTTACGAAAAAGATATGTCTGTACGCGAAGTCACAAATGCAGTGAGACAGATAGTACTAAGTGAAAGCTGCAATCGAAGATCTGTGGATCCATTCCACATCCATTTCTGTAACTTCAAAGATAACAGCCTCTATCAGAAGGAATTTGTCAAGCATTACAGAGAGGCGTGGGGCAAGTTGCTCATCACTGTGACAGACCAGTGCTACACAGAAGTCTTTCCAAAGGATAAGCTGATCTATCTGACTGCTGATTCTCccaaagtaatgaaaacatttgatCATGATAAAATCTATATTGTCGGGTCAATGGTTGACAAGAGCATAAAACCAGGACTCTCTTTAGCACGGGCAAAGCGACTGGGGCTGGAGACTGCGGCACTTCCATTGGATAAGTACTTGCTTTGGAATACTGGTGCCAAAAATCTCACACTGGATCAAATGATGCATATTTTGCTAACCTTGAAAGATACGGGAGACTGGAAGAAGGCTCTGGAATTTGTTCCCAAAAGGAAGTATTGTGGCTTTGTAAGCAAGCCTGtacatgaactgaaaaaaaccttaaacCTGATAAACACACTTAAACTTGGAAAGAGACAGGAAGAAGTACAAAAGGAATTTGCCAAGAACTACTCTAAGAAGCTAATGCCAAAGTAG
- the TXNL4B gene encoding thioredoxin-like protein 4B, whose translation MSFLLPKLTCKREVDQAIKSVAEKVLVLRFGRDNDAVCLQLDDILAKTAHDLSKMAVIYLVDVNKVPVYTQYFDISYIPSTVFFFNGQHMKVDYGSPDHTKFVGSFKTKQDFIDLIEVIYRGAMRGKLIVRSPIDPNNVPKYDLLYQGI comes from the exons ATGAGCTTCCTGTTGCCCAAACTGACCTGCAAGCGGGAAGTGGATCAGGCAATAAAAAGTGTGGCCGAGAAGGTTTTGGTTCTCCGGTTTGGAAGAGATAACGATGCTGTTTGTCTGCAGCTCGATGATATT cttGCCAAGACAGCTCACGACCTGAGTAAAATGGCAGTCATTTACCTGGTGGATGTGAACAAAGTTCCAGTGTACACCCAGTATTTTGACATCAGTTATATTCCatctactgtatttttcttcaatgGACAACACATGAAGGTTGATTATGG GTCTCCAGATCATACCAAATTTGTAGGaagcttcaaaacaaagcaagactTCATAGATCTGATTGAAGTGATTTACCGTGGAGCAATGCGTGGAAAGCTCATTGTGAGAAGCCCTATTGATCCCAATAATGTTCCGAAATATGACCTTCTCTACCAAGGAATTTAA